A genomic segment from Paenibacillus sp. FSL K6-1096 encodes:
- a CDS encoding DUF4304 domain-containing protein, translated as MTANIQSSKWNMQNGVEFCFNTAIYMEELFGTVYLYPKPAFPTVVSSVLQIRGTELTNNDNWYKLTPDSNIEELKQRITKDISDFIFPHLRQFQEVKNVIRVMELREKAGIYENPHHLTALYCLTGDMEQAQARMTKVYNELKLESQKEFTAGLALWLGLEV; from the coding sequence ATGACAGCGAACATTCAATCATCCAAGTGGAACATGCAAAATGGGGTCGAATTCTGTTTCAATACTGCAATCTATATGGAAGAATTATTCGGAACAGTTTATCTATACCCGAAACCAGCTTTTCCAACAGTCGTGAGTTCAGTTCTGCAGATTCGCGGTACTGAGCTAACGAACAACGATAATTGGTACAAATTGACCCCTGATTCTAACATTGAAGAACTTAAACAAAGAATAACGAAAGACATTTCAGATTTTATATTCCCTCACCTGCGGCAGTTTCAAGAGGTTAAAAATGTCATTCGGGTAATGGAGCTAAGGGAGAAAGCTGGAATATACGAGAACCCGCATCATTTAACTGCACTCTATTGCTTAACAGGTGATATGGAACAAGCACAGGCACGCATGACTAAAGTGTATAACGAACTGAAGCTGGAGTCTCAAAAAGAATTCACCGCTGGATTGGCTTTGTGGTTAGGGTTGGAAGTGTAA
- a CDS encoding ADP-ribosylglycohydrolase family protein — protein sequence MLPSLTFLRHQLEGILRNKFAQGHQTSGYLARLEELSASYDAYLEFAHSLADMPMRENWPYYEPNELEEIWRECDPDRPLGQIGVLNLKDSSKRVEAGFLASVCGSMLGKPIEVNPTLSELRQALTAVGEWPLNDYISEQALHALDRRHWSWFETTRGRIRYVAPDDDINYTLIGMMALEQFGKGFTKRNLRDLWINHLPISTTWGPERAILVRSGISYLEHDREVFNHSEIEAWPDFLVQDTELCGAAIRADAYGYACPGQPALAAELAWRDASFTHRRTGIYATMFIAAAIAAAHVLRDPLEIIRTALQFVPRRSRFYEITEDCLQIVANADHWLEAYQGIHQKYANYCHCQVYQEVGTLINTFRFAENTGDGICKQVMQGNDTDSFGATAGSLLGVYFGPDSLDARWLEPFQDRIHTGLSNFHEQQLSRLAERIGHLPELLHTDQHRILPSELYVNENLGI from the coding sequence ATGCTGCCATCGCTAACGTTCCTGAGACATCAATTAGAGGGAATTCTGCGTAATAAATTTGCACAGGGGCATCAAACCTCCGGTTATTTAGCCCGATTGGAAGAGCTTTCCGCAAGTTATGATGCTTATTTGGAATTCGCTCATAGCTTGGCTGATATGCCAATGCGGGAGAATTGGCCTTATTATGAGCCGAATGAATTGGAGGAGATATGGCGGGAATGCGATCCGGATAGACCTCTGGGCCAGATCGGAGTCTTGAATCTGAAGGACAGCTCCAAGCGTGTAGAGGCAGGCTTCCTCGCTTCAGTCTGTGGTTCAATGCTGGGCAAGCCGATTGAGGTCAATCCCACCTTGTCGGAATTACGTCAAGCGTTAACCGCTGTGGGGGAATGGCCGCTGAATGATTATATTTCGGAACAAGCCCTTCATGCGTTGGATCGTCGTCATTGGTCATGGTTCGAGACGACGCGCGGGCGGATTCGCTATGTGGCACCTGATGATGATATCAACTACACCTTAATAGGAATGATGGCGTTAGAGCAATTCGGTAAGGGTTTTACGAAAAGAAATCTAAGAGATTTATGGATAAATCATCTTCCGATAAGTACAACCTGGGGGCCGGAGAGGGCCATCCTGGTTCGGTCGGGAATTAGCTATTTGGAGCATGACAGAGAAGTATTCAATCATTCTGAAATAGAGGCTTGGCCCGACTTCCTGGTGCAAGATACCGAATTATGCGGGGCAGCGATTCGTGCAGATGCTTACGGTTATGCCTGTCCTGGTCAACCTGCGCTTGCGGCTGAGCTGGCTTGGCGTGATGCCAGTTTTACACATCGCCGGACGGGAATCTATGCCACGATGTTCATTGCCGCTGCAATTGCTGCCGCTCATGTGCTGCGCGATCCGCTTGAAATCATAAGAACTGCACTGCAATTCGTCCCTAGAAGGAGCAGGTTCTATGAGATTACCGAAGATTGCCTACAGATCGTAGCGAATGCAGATCACTGGCTGGAGGCTTATCAGGGGATTCATCAGAAGTACGCGAATTACTGCCATTGTCAGGTGTATCAGGAAGTCGGAACCTTGATCAATACCTTTCGATTTGCTGAGAATACTGGAGACGGAATATGCAAACAGGTCATGCAAGGAAACGATACCGACAGCTTCGGAGCAACTGCGGGCTCTCTGCTCGGAGTGTATTTCGGCCCGGACAGCTTGGATGCGAGATGGCTTGAGCCTTTCCAGGACCGGATTCATACGGGCTTATCTAATTTTCATGAGCAACAACTCTCCCGTTTGGCTGAGCGTATCGGGCATTTGCCAGAGCTGTTGCATACTGACCAGCACCGAATTCTACCCAGCGAGTTGTATGTGAATGAGAATTTGGGGATTTGA
- a CDS encoding YafY family protein gives MDRLIALIMILLEHEQISARELAERLEVSRRTIYRDIDTLNRAGLPIYTLMGAWGGVGLMKSYKVGKTVFTPQEIHNLMNGLHSYKQLFGRREMVYAAEKLNALYPDNAVDRPSAPFVMDLSLNQGNESLRNLFGMIETAMNEHAVLAFAYTDARGQISERRVEPYQVVFKESSWYLQGYCLDRQDYRIFKLARMSGLQVLKEQFVPRAFTPLPMDGSDWLNQGWVEVTIRLDRSVMDRVIERFGADHILRVDEHHCWAKYPIIANDYGYDRLLAFGDKCEVLGPPEIRSGFKAYVRGIMSKYED, from the coding sequence ATGGATCGCTTGATTGCGCTCATTATGATCCTGCTGGAGCATGAGCAGATTAGTGCGCGCGAGTTAGCGGAGCGTCTCGAAGTCAGCAGACGAACGATTTACCGGGATATTGATACGCTGAATCGAGCCGGCTTGCCGATCTATACGCTGATGGGGGCATGGGGCGGTGTCGGTCTGATGAAGTCCTACAAGGTGGGCAAAACCGTGTTCACTCCTCAAGAAATCCATAACCTGATGAATGGGTTACACAGCTACAAGCAGCTGTTCGGGAGACGGGAAATGGTGTATGCTGCCGAGAAGCTGAACGCTCTCTACCCCGACAACGCAGTGGACAGACCGAGTGCGCCGTTCGTCATGGATCTGTCCTTGAATCAAGGCAACGAATCGCTGCGCAACCTGTTCGGGATGATCGAGACGGCGATGAATGAGCATGCTGTGCTGGCTTTTGCGTATACGGATGCGCGGGGGCAGATCAGTGAACGGCGGGTGGAGCCGTATCAGGTGGTTTTTAAGGAGAGCAGCTGGTACTTGCAAGGCTATTGTCTGGACAGACAAGACTACCGCATCTTCAAGCTGGCCAGAATGAGCGGTCTCCAGGTGCTGAAGGAGCAGTTCGTTCCAAGAGCGTTCACCCCTCTCCCCATGGATGGGAGTGATTGGCTTAACCAAGGCTGGGTGGAGGTTACGATCCGGCTGGACCGCTCCGTTATGGATCGGGTAATCGAACGGTTCGGTGCCGACCATATCCTGCGGGTGGATGAACACCACTGCTGGGCCAAGTATCCCATTATTGCGAATGACTATGGCTATGACCGGCTGCTTGCTTTTGGAGACAAGTGTGAAGTGCTGGGGCCGCCCGAGATCCGCAGCGGGTTCAAGGCATATGTGCGGGGGATTATGAGTAAGTATGAGGATTAA
- a CDS encoding effector binding domain-containing protein, giving the protein MISTRIETKDAFRLIGYKTTLSEGGAVHDPAYSPLKTAFFKSTLENGSMASLRPLSESPYGFAAIAQEDGKILYVAGVQSSKPQPEAAGEVLFPGGEYLVLSGQGGLSRLAFDRLEDEAFGGILNDDYEYVYTGHPIAEVLTNGNPMDAEVEVWVPVEKRKAD; this is encoded by the coding sequence ATGATTTCGACCAGAATTGAAACGAAAGACGCATTCCGCCTGATCGGCTACAAGACTACTCTAAGTGAGGGTGGAGCTGTGCACGATCCGGCGTATTCTCCGCTCAAAACAGCTTTTTTCAAAAGCACGCTGGAGAACGGCTCCATGGCCTCCCTGCGTCCCCTGTCTGAGAGTCCATACGGCTTCGCCGCGATTGCCCAGGAGGATGGAAAGATTCTGTATGTTGCAGGCGTTCAGTCGTCCAAGCCCCAGCCGGAGGCTGCGGGTGAAGTACTTTTTCCGGGAGGAGAGTATCTGGTGTTGTCAGGTCAGGGCGGGTTATCGCGTCTCGCGTTTGACCGGCTGGAGGATGAGGCATTCGGCGGTATCCTGAACGATGATTATGAGTATGTGTACACTGGACACCCGATTGCGGAGGTATTAACCAATGGCAACCCTATGGATGCTGAAGTCGAAGTGTGGGTGCCGGTGGAAAAGCGGAAGGCGGATTGA
- a CDS encoding DUF1648 domain-containing protein has translation MKSLLPTLSSAPESSVMEMEPGFRKGKVGLPSQWFLIHVSIIVVSIVMVLRNYDLIPDQLPVHFDSSWTVDRYVDKSYSIVFIPTIMQVLGTLLFIFEYWRMRRGKQQGREDVSYRRAWSNFMITASFLFVILISVVQLNMIAMLNINFVIPVVLIIIALIILYAYTLTYWAGQRDSHWT, from the coding sequence ATGAAAAGCTTACTGCCTACGCTGTCTTCTGCTCCCGAATCATCGGTCATGGAGATGGAACCTGGATTTCGCAAGGGAAAAGTTGGCCTGCCCAGCCAGTGGTTCCTCATTCACGTTTCCATTATTGTTGTTAGTATTGTAATGGTGCTGCGCAACTACGATCTGATTCCTGACCAGCTTCCGGTTCATTTCGACAGCAGTTGGACCGTAGACCGCTATGTAGATAAATCTTATAGTATCGTATTTATACCTACGATCATGCAGGTGTTAGGGACACTTCTGTTCATATTTGAATATTGGAGAATGCGCAGAGGGAAGCAGCAGGGGAGAGAAGACGTATCTTATCGCCGTGCCTGGTCGAATTTCATGATTACAGCAAGCTTCTTGTTCGTTATCCTGATATCGGTTGTGCAGCTAAACATGATAGCTATGCTTAACATTAATTTTGTTATCCCCGTTGTCCTGATCATAATAGCCTTAATCATCCTATACGCCTACACCTTAACGTACTGGGCTGGTCAGCGCGATAGCCACTGGACATGA
- a CDS encoding helix-turn-helix domain-containing protein, with protein MSRQRSMEAILASEYVSIGELVRITGSRYSTLKHYTEEGMLPFEQAEENLTRRYLREETVARILWIKELKANGLSIPQIKEAIGLQ; from the coding sequence ATGTCCAGGCAACGTTCCATGGAGGCCATTCTGGCCTCAGAGTATGTGTCTATAGGTGAATTGGTGAGAATCACAGGTTCCCGTTACAGCACACTGAAGCATTACACCGAAGAAGGTATGCTGCCCTTTGAGCAGGCTGAAGAGAATCTAACACGCAGATATTTAAGAGAGGAGACCGTCGCACGCATTCTTTGGATAAAGGAGCTGAAAGCGAACGGCTTATCGATCCCGCAAATTAAAGAAGCGATCGGACTCCAATGA